Below is a window of uncultured Cohaesibacter sp. DNA.
CCTAAATCCAGTCTGGGCACCCCGCAAAGGGTGCCCGTCAATTCAAATCACATATCACTCGGAAAGACCAAGACGGTCCAGAATATAGCTTTCCAGAGCTTCTACAAACTGCTCGTTTGAAACATTTTCAATCGCTTCAGCCAGAAAGGCCATGACCAGCATTTTCTTGGCCACATCCTTGGAAATGCCGCGCGCCCTCAAATAGAACAGCAGATCCTCGTCCAGATCACCACAGGTCGCGCCATGGCCGCAGACGACGTCATCGGCATAGATTTCAAGCTCTGGCTTGTTGTTGAAGGAGGCATCCTCAGACAACAGCAGCGCCTGACTCATCATCTTTGCGTCTGTCTTCTGGGCATATTGGCGCACAATGATCTGGCCCTGAAACACAGCCTCGGCCTTGTCATCAAGCACCGTGCGATATTGTTCCTTGGAATTGCAGTGAGGCACCGCATGATCCATTTTCAGCGTGATGTCGCTATGGCGATTGCCATCGACCAGCGAGGCACCGAACAGATCTGCATCGCTATATTCACCCAGCATCGCCACAAAGGACTGGCTGCGCACGAACTGGCCGCTTGCAGACAGGGTGAAATGTTCAAAATGCACCTGCCCGCCCACTTTCGCGGTGGTGGAGCCAAGATGAATGGCATTATCGCCCTCATTGATGATGCGCAGCACATTGAGCTTGGCTTCATCACCGATACGATAATCAATCGCGCTATTGAGCTGATAGGAAGCCTCATCGCCGACAAAGGTCTCGATGATGCCAACCTTGGCGCCCTTGCCGATCACCACCCGGTTGCGCAGGGTGGCAAGTCCACCGCCCAGCATCACATGGCGAATTTCAATCGGCTTGCTGATCTCGGCCCCTTCGGCGATCTCGACAATGACACCATCCTGAAGAAGCGCCGTGTTGAGAGACAGGGCAATGTCACCCTTGGCGATTTCCGGA
It encodes the following:
- the sufD gene encoding Fe-S cluster assembly protein SufD, producing MTTPIIKTAADQALQELLKAAQAGLPGNADFSSLRSAAVSDFEENGLPTRRVEEWKYSDLKRAMPADLALAEPVAADTARGHLSGSGILRSIEKNQLVLVNGCFSAELSDLADLGDAISVRSVADALQAGDFVLDDPEIAKGDIALSLNTALLQDGVIVEIAEGAEISKPIEIRHVMLGGGLATLRNRVVIGKGAKVGIIETFVGDEASYQLNSAIDYRIGDEAKLNVLRIINEGDNAIHLGSTTAKVGGQVHFEHFTLSASGQFVRSQSFVAMLGEYSDADLFGASLVDGNRHSDITLKMDHAVPHCNSKEQYRTVLDDKAEAVFQGQIIVRQYAQKTDAKMMSQALLLSEDASFNNKPELEIYADDVVCGHGATCGDLDEDLLFYLRARGISKDVAKKMLVMAFLAEAIENVSNEQFVEALESYILDRLGLSE